GACAAACCTCACACCCAGTCAGATTCTTCAAGACAAACATGGACACACCGTACCGCCTACTTGTGTATATTAGCAGAGGGAGGATGTGATGACCTACATGTATCTTCCTTCGATAACTTGTGCTGTAACATCCAGGATAAAACACAATGGATCATGAAGTACACAGAACTGTTCTGTAAGAGATAAGAGAGTGCATGCATTTCTAAAATGCAAACCTAAATCCCAGTTGATGCTTATACCCAGCGCCACAcctaaaatgaaaaacaaaatacaactaAAAATCCCTTTTTACTAGTGATCCTattcatatatatgtgtatatatacatatacacacatatatatgtttatatattttacattttgtggaTTCTGTAAAAGTACCTTACGTCTTTCATATCATATACATTTATGACTGCTATTGTCTCAATCAATCACAATAATATGACCTCTTGGACAATAATTTCAGGTACATTCAGGTCTTTCTGTAAAAAGTCTTACAATTTTTAcaattcattaaaaatacagAGGAGCAAAAATATTGGTGATACGACAGTCCACTGTCCTGCAGAGGCTGCTCAACCATAGCTCAACAGTCTTTCTTCTACATAGCTAAAGATAATTTTACACACTTCCCCCCTAAATGCTTCATTCTGTACGGATCTCTGTCTCCGGCCTCTGCATGGCCAGGTCAGTCTGGATAAAGGCTCCCTGGCCCAGTGCTGTGGAGTATGCTCTGTTGCTCGCTGTGAATCCTGGGGCAGGATACGAGCCGGAGCCTCCACGTTTTTGAGCAGGGGCCTGAGGCTGAGGTACTGGGTGGTAATCGTCCAAGTTATCATAGTGGGATTGTGTTGGTTTAGTGCCAGGCTTCTGATATGAGTAGTCTCTGTCCAGCTCAGGCTTACCCTGGCtgtagtgctgctgctgctgttgttgctgctgctgctgctgctgctctcggACGCTGTGTGATCGCTCTGGTTTGGAGCGGGTGGGTTGTTCCCGGGGGGCTGAGGGCTGGTCGTCTGTATTGTGGTAGCCGCTTGATGTTTTCACTTTACTCTGGTGGTGGTCGGAATCAGGACACTCGTAACGTGGTTGGAAGTTCCTTTTGTTGGGATACTCCTGCTGCCAGTGTTTGGACCTGCTGCTGTCTCCAGTCTGCTTGTCCTCTCCAGTCTCATACTTGGCCTCATGTCGGCCGCTCTCCTGCTGATGGGAGAGACTGTGGCTCAGAGTCGCTGGAAGGGAGTGAGAGGATTGGCATTTCTTGGAACTGCTTTGTTTGGCCAGCCCATCTGACTTGTCAGCCCCTGCGCTGCCCTGGACATGCTTGTCAGTTTCCATGTACATGAGGACGTCAGGGTCTGACACCATATGTCTGGGGAGGTAGCGGCCGTCTTTGCTGTCGGCTGCAACCAGCACAGCTTTACCTGGGTCAGATTTACTGCGCAGATGCAGGGTTTCATAGCCTGATATATCTGCTGGTGCAAACAAGCCCACATTGTCATACTGAGAGAGGACAGGGCCTTTGATcttctgtctcgctctgctctccCTGCGGATGGAGTGCATGCGGAGCCTTTCCGACTCCTCTGGGTCCCAAGAGAGGTAAGCAGCAGCTTCCTTGGTCCCATGACCAGGGGGCATGTCCCTGCTCACAAAACTGTGCTCCTTCCCTGGTGGGAGCACATGGCGAGCAAGGTAGTGGTACCCAGCGGCCTTTCCACCCGGTCGACCAGCAACAGCTCCCGGTTCGCGGCCAAAGGAGTGAAAGTGCCGAACTCGGATGGTGCCGTAAGGGTCAATGTCATAGTAAGGCGCCTCCAAAGGGCTTGAACCGGAGTATGGGCTGTAACGATACTGAACCCGTCCATTCTCAAAGTAAGGCTGCAGCTGGGTGACGTGGTAGTCTGCCTGTGAGGACTGCTGCGTGGGTGGCTGCTGGTAGGCTTTACACGGATACATGGGCCGGTGGTAGAAGAACATATCATCATCTGGAGGAACTTCAGTCCTTTGGATGGGCACTGTGCGGATAGTGGAAGGAACATGAAGGGAGTGCACTCTGCGGATGGTGGGATAGCCATGGGTTCGGTCATGGCTATAACCCTGATGCCCTGGTCCCGGGGACACGTACACACTGCGGGTGTTTCCTCTAGACTTTATAGAGTGGTGGTAGGACCTGGGGCCTAAAGTGCTGTATCTGTTGTCTACTCGGGCACTGTAAGGTATCTGAGGCTCAGATTTGGACACGAAGGAGAGGTGTGGGGGCACGCTGTCTGGCCGGTAGTGGTGTGGCATGGACTGCGGGCCCAAAGGAACAGGCCTCTGGTGGTAGTATGGAGCTCCTGGAGGCTCAATTAAGACTGGCTCTCCTTTAGCATGGTACAGGAAGGCTGGCTGGTGTGTGGAAGATTTACGAGGAGAAAGAGGATGGTGAGGCAGAGCATCCTCCAGATGGCCAGGTACAGGACCTTCACCCAAGATGTGGTAAGAGGCTTCACTTTGGCTGAGTGCTGCTGTGGCCAGTTTGCTCTCTATGGTGCGGACAGGAGGGGCTGGAGGTGCAGGTGCAGGTCCTGGTCCATATGAGTCATGGAACTTTGCAGACTCTGTACAGGGCTGTACTGGCTTTATGGCCTCCCAAGGCTTCTCAACAGGCTCAGCAGAGCTGGGGGCCACTCTTGCGCTGGCCTTCGAGGGGGGCTGAGGtgggggttggggttggggttggccCTGTGTCGGAGATTGCGTGTATGGATGAGGCTGTGGATGAGGCTGTGGATGAGGCTGTGTCTGAGGTTGTGTCTGAGGTTGAAGCTGTGTTGGAAGACAAGGCTGTGTCAGAGCTTGGCTCTGCTGCTGAGATTGTGTTTGATGCTGGGGTAGTGAGACAGCATGCCTTTTgggttttttaatttttgggggTGGCTGCTCCGATGGTTTTGGAAGGTTTGGGAGTGGGGCAGTCTCTTCAGATTTAAcctaagaaaaaacacaatgaaacagaCACTTGTCaactaatgaaaaaaaaagctaactGTAGCAGCATCTCATTGATCCAATCACAAGCAGACAGCTTTAAGTATGTCATGTCACAGCTGGCATTAGAACTCCAAAAATGTCTTGAATCACCACTGACTTCACATATAACATTTAaggaatttacaagaaggcacaaAACAAATAAGAATTTGTTGCAGGCAAGGTTTCACAACATATATCAAGTTACTctgaactcaacaactcacaaaattctATGATTTTATAAGGAAGTCTTGAGACTTTCACCACAAGGGAAGTAGTGGCCTATACTGGTTACTGTTGGCTGAATTTGTAAAATTTGCCGTATTTATcattaataaaatgttgttttctttcataaatttagtgtaaatggtgaaatcagctGAAGCAGTACCTTGGAAACTAAGACAGCACAAACACGTTATTTGTATCATAGTGAACCAACTCTAAATCAGACAGCAGGTTTCATGTGTACAATAATCCATTTTCATTCAGTTGCTGTGACATATGTTTACAAACTGCTCAAAGAATGTGGCCACCTCCGAATTGGGTCTGAAGGATCAGATCTCAAATGCGCCAGTAACACAGTCCTGTACTTAGAGCAGTCCACTTGTGAAAGATGCATTCCAACTGCCATCTTTAAATTAGAAGATTGATGTCTGAACACTGAACATGTAGCTAAAACCAGGAGACACTTAGCTTAGGTCAGCATAAGGTATTCAAAGTCTTGTAAACAGCTAATTTGACtgtgtcaaaagaaaaaaaatccaccttCCAGCTCGTCTAAAGCTCACCAAGTAACACGTGGTAACCATCTTCTCAGATAACTAGGCAAGAGAGCAAATAAGCAAATTTCTGAGGGCTGAACTCTTCCTTTATGCCCAGTCACTCATGTCATCCTGCAtatgaataattaattaatctggATTCTGCTTACTTCAGCTTTATGTAACAATATAATGACTCTTAATTAAATTCACAAGTACCTATCTACATATGAAACTGATACAACACTTACCTCAGGAACAGGCTGTGGTATGACTCCAGTGTCTTTGCAGCTGCCACTGGGGGTAGTGGCTGGAGTGGGTGGCTGATCGGGCTGCTGCTGCCTTTCTGGACATTTCCTGATTGGAGAAGTCAGGCTGGTTGAACTTGAGAGCGGGGCAAACTTGTAAAGAGGAGTGACTGGTGGAGTGGTGTCCGTTTCTGGCTGTGTACCGGGTGGAGTTGTAGAAGACTTGGCACTGTCTGATAGCTTGATAATCGTGCTGGTTAAGTCTAGTGGCTGCTGCTTGATTGTAGGACTGGAGGTGAGGGGATAAGATGGGGCTGGGATGACGGTTG
This genomic window from Sparus aurata chromosome 13, fSpaAur1.1, whole genome shotgun sequence contains:
- the arhgap32b gene encoding rho GTPase-activating protein 32 isoform X5, which gives rise to MKSRPTKQKLKQRGILRERVFGCDLGEHLLNSGHDVPQVLKSCTEFIEKHGVVDGIYRLSGIASNIQKLRHEFDSEQIPDLTKDVYIQDIHCVGSLCKLYFRELPNPLLTYQLYEKFSDAVSAATDEERLIKIHDVIQQLPPPHYRTLEFLMRHLSRLAAFSYITNMHSKNLAIVWAPNLLRSKQIESACFSGTAAFMEVRIQSVVVEFILNHVDVLFSTKLSTLIREGAGHNSLSRPKSLLVSSPSTKLLSLEEAQARTQAQINSPVTEDSKYIEVGEGPAALQGKFHTVIEFPTERKRPPIKSKKSPVGSWRSFFNLGKSSSMSKRKLHRNPSEPNELKAMALAGGRGDTTTLRSAKSEESLSSLHNVEGESKVYRPRRPRSSSDALSASFNGELLDSRQHCNSYDNLDATEDSDGDDGPICVPALISPPRSAGEDVDLSPPDIGMASLDFDPMSFQCSLPDNSYAFPLDDSPAGAEGSMLKRSPGSVCGKTNGSDVISAAFLSSLTSPSLSTDFSRAAGEKKLTTSCSYTDKPTQAVSPIKCGKSLTPFATSELFSTEMPDKNTAGQVVSPQPLSPRSVAKDSPPLMGSVLLRAAEPSLSEAFQMELHSKLAAFDSVDSHELKGDDSVQQAPAASSHEHQGVVAPDSSKDLTPRSLSSTAPNTAPPPPPPKNAARMLALALAESAQQVSIQSQSRSSEPPTPMSPLQTQQVSSNIQDSLHPLAQHFQTYSEEGAGRRSSPPPNSTAPTVIPAPSYPLTSSPTIKQQPLDLTSTIIKLSDSAKSSTTPPGTQPETDTTPPVTPLYKFAPLSSSTSLTSPIRKCPERQQQPDQPPTPATTPSGSCKDTGVIPQPVPEVKSEETAPLPNLPKPSEQPPPKIKKPKRHAVSLPQHQTQSQQQSQALTQPCLPTQLQPQTQPQTQPHPQPHPQPHPYTQSPTQGQPQPQPPPQPPSKASARVAPSSAEPVEKPWEAIKPVQPCTESAKFHDSYGPGPAPAPPAPPVRTIESKLATAALSQSEASYHILGEGPVPGHLEDALPHHPLSPRKSSTHQPAFLYHAKGEPVLIEPPGAPYYHQRPVPLGPQSMPHHYRPDSVPPHLSFVSKSEPQIPYSARVDNRYSTLGPRSYHHSIKSRGNTRSVYVSPGPGHQGYSHDRTHGYPTIRRVHSLHVPSTIRTVPIQRTEVPPDDDMFFYHRPMYPCKAYQQPPTQQSSQADYHVTQLQPYFENGRVQYRYSPYSGSSPLEAPYYDIDPYGTIRVRHFHSFGREPGAVAGRPGGKAAGYHYLARHVLPPGKEHSFVSRDMPPGHGTKEAAAYLSWDPEESERLRMHSIRRESRARQKIKGPVLSQYDNVGLFAPADISGYETLHLRSKSDPGKAVLVAADSKDGRYLPRHMVSDPDVLMYMETDKHVQGSAGADKSDGLAKQSSSKKCQSSHSLPATLSHSLSHQQESGRHEAKYETGEDKQTGDSSRSKHWQQEYPNKRNFQPRYECPDSDHHQSKVKTSSGYHNTDDQPSAPREQPTRSKPERSHSVREQQQQQQQQQQQQHYSQGKPELDRDYSYQKPGTKPTQSHYDNLDDYHPVPQPQAPAQKRGGSGSYPAPGFTASNRAYSTALGQGAFIQTDLAMQRPETEIRTE